In Methanocella sp., the genomic window ATTATCGGAGGTAGCCTTTTCAGCCTTTTTTGGTATCGCTATTGGCGTGGCCTTGAAGAACGGCTCCCGGATGCCGACCGCATACCGCAGCGCCTTTTCGAGCTCATCGTCGTCAAGCCCGCGCAGGTTAACCAGGTTATCGTTGCGCAGCAGGCACGGCTTTAGCTTGAAATCGGACGTGACCCGAAGACGATTGCAGTTCATGCAAAACTCGGAATTATCAATGGGCCGTACGATCTCCACCTCGGCGCCCTGCAGGTAATACTTGGTGCGGCGGTGCATCTCGCGGCACCTGTAATCGTCCGCCCTCGCCTTAAGGGACTTTTCCAGCGCCGAGATATCGGCGTGATACTTGAAGGTGCCGTGGAAGTTCATGAGCTCGATGACTTGCAGGACCAGAGGCCTGCCCCGGACGAACTCGATCATGTGCTCGACCTCGTCCTCGTTGATGCCTTTCAGGTAGACCATGTTTAGCTTAACGGGCGTCAGGCCCGCATCGAGTGCGGCGTCTATACCTTCCATGACATGCCCGAGCTGGCCCTTACGCTGCGTGATGCAGTCAAAGCGGCTGCTGTTCATCGTATCGAGGCTGACGTTGACCCGGTCAAGCCCCGCATCCTTTAATTTTTTTGCCCTTGGGGCAAGAAGCGTGCCGTTCGTGGTCAGCGAGACGTCCCTCAGCGGCGGCAGGGCCCTTAAAATATCCTCGAGGTCCCTGCGTAAGAGCGGTTCGCCGCCGGAAAACTTCACCCGGTCGACGCCATACTTTGAGGCGATGCGCGCCAGGCGGGCGATCTCGTCCACGGCGATCTCCTTGCCGGAGCCGGATTCGCCCTCGTTGTGGCAATAGATGCATTGAAGGTTGCACCTGTTCGTTAATGACATCCTGAGGCTCGTTACCCTTCTGCCGTAAGTGTCCACCAGGCTATCCTGCATCTAAAATCAGTAGGTTTTTGACATTATTAACTTTGTGCCATTTGTCAATCTAATTCGATTGCACACGATGTTTAATATTTTTGGAGTGCTCACCAAAAGACTATAATTTATTCATGCGACAATTACATCTGTAAGTGTATTTATGAAGCTCAGTAACCTCGTTTCCAGGCTGGAGGAGATCGCCCCCCCGGACCTGGCGGATGAATTCGACGCGGGCCGGATCGGCCTGATAGTGAAGGGCAGGGGCGACGTCACGAAGGTGGCCACGGCGCTGGACCCGACGCCATACGCTATACAGCGGGCCGTCGACGAGGGGGCGCAGATGCTGGTCACGCACCACACGCTCATCTGGGACCCGGTAAATAGCATCGACGAAGACCTGGCGGCCCGACTGAAG contains:
- the moaA gene encoding GTP 3',8-cyclase MoaA produces the protein MQDSLVDTYGRRVTSLRMSLTNRCNLQCIYCHNEGESGSGKEIAVDEIARLARIASKYGVDRVKFSGGEPLLRRDLEDILRALPPLRDVSLTTNGTLLAPRAKKLKDAGLDRVNVSLDTMNSSRFDCITQRKGQLGHVMEGIDAALDAGLTPVKLNMVYLKGINEDEVEHMIEFVRGRPLVLQVIELMNFHGTFKYHADISALEKSLKARADDYRCREMHRRTKYYLQGAEVEIVRPIDNSEFCMNCNRLRVTSDFKLKPCLLRNDNLVNLRGLDDDELEKALRYAVGIREPFFKATPIAIPKKAEKATSDN